Genomic window (Pseudomonas sp. L5B5):
GACGAAGTACTGAAGACTGTCGAAGGCGACGAAGCTCGGCGCGCCGCCATCGAGGAAAAACTCAAGGCCCTGCGCCTGGAGATATTCGGCACCAGTGCCCCACAGCCGCTGAGCCATTAAGGCACCTTGTCACCCCGTGACGCACGGTCGTCATGGAGTGGCAAGGGCTGTTTACCAACGGAACCCGCTGATGGCCATAGCCGACTCACCCACACTGACCACCCAAGCTATCGATTGGTTGGTAACACAGGGGCACTTGAAAGGGGCCGAGGTTGCACAAGCCAGGCTGCTGGAGGCCGATGCGCAACAACACGACCTGCCCGAGTTGCTGATTCGACTCGGCCGGCTCTCGGAACAAGACCTGGCAACGGCCTGGTCGACCCTGCTCGACATCCCCTTGTTGCATGGCAGCGACGCGGCACCGCTGGAAGGGGGCCTGCCGCAGGTATCGCCGCGGTTTCTGAAACACTACGGCGTGGTGCCCTTGCCGCCCTTCGACCATCAACTGCACATACTGGTGAGCAACCCGACCCAGCGCTATCCGATCCTGGCGCTGGAATATGCCAGCCAGCTCACGGCGCGCCTGTCGATTGGCCTGCGCAGCGAAATTGAACAATTGATCGAACGCTATTACGGCCAGGGCCGCTCGGCCATGGGCACGCTGATCGAAAACCTCGGCGAGAGCGTCGACAAGACCGACGATATCGAACACCTCAAGGACCTGGCTTCCGAAGCCCCGGTGATCCGGATCGTCAATCTGTTGTTGCAACGAGCGGTCGATCTGGGCGTCTCGGACATTCATATCGAACCCTTCGAAAACCAGCTCAAGGTGCGTTACCGCATCGATGGAACCTTGCAGGAAGGCGAGGCGCCTCCGGTCAGTTCGTCGGCAGCGGTGATTTCCCGGATCAAGATCATGGCGCACCTGGACATTGCCGAGCGACGCCTGCCCCAGGACGGTCGCATGATGTTGAGGATTCAAGGCAAGGAGCTGGATCTGCGGGTCTCGACGGTGCCGACCCGTCACGGCGAATCAGTGGTCATGCGGCTACTGGACCGGGAGAAGGTGACCTTCGATTTTCCCAGCCTGGGCTTCGATGGCCAGCGGCTCCAGCAGCTCCTCGATTTGCTCGAGCGCCCCCACGGCATTCTGCTGGTGACCGGCCCCACCGGCTCGGGCAAGACCACTACGCTGTACACCGCCCTGACCCGACTCAATACCAGCGAGCGGAAAATCATCACCGTCGAGGATCCTGTCGAATACCAATTGGCCGGGATCAATCAGATTCAGGTAAAGCCGGCCATCGGCCTGGACTTCGCCGGTGCATTGCGCTCGATTGTCCGCCAGGACCCGGACGTGATCATGATCGGTGAAATACGCGACCTGGAAACCTGCCGGATCGCCATTCAGTCGTCATTGACCGGCCACCTGGTGTTGTCGACCTTGCACACCAACAGCGCCGCCGCCAGTATTACCCGCCTGCTGGACATGGGCGTGGAGAGCTACCTGATCGCCTCGACCGTCACCGGGATCCTCGCCCAACGCCTGGTGCGGCGGCTGGACCCGCAATGGCGCGAAACCTTTGAGGCGCCGGCGGAACTAATCGCCGAGCACCAGCTGGATCGCTACACCGATGAGCGTCCGATCCGGCTGTACCGTCCCAGGGCCGATGCACCGGGAACCGGTTACAGCGGACGCAGTGCCGTCACCGAATTGTTGGTGATGAATGAAGAAATTCGCTCGCTGCTGATGCGTCACGCCGACGCCGCTACCCTGGAACAGGCCGCTCGCGCTGCTGGTTTGCGCACCTTGCATGAGGAAGGTTTGCGTCAGGCCCTGGCGGGTATCACCTCACTGGAAGAGGTATTGCGCATCACGCGCAATGACTGACCATGGAACAGTATCAATACAAGGCACTGGATGCCGACCACAACACCGTGAACGGCCATCTTGAAGCCAGCGACCCGCAGGCCGCCGCGAGCCAGTTACAAGAGCGTGGCCTGCTGGTCCTGCGGGTCCGACGCGCCAGCGGCGCCTCGGGTTTGTCTCGTCCCTCCTGGTTGCGTTCGCCCCATTTCAGTCGCGAGGAACTCAGCCGTTTTACCCAGCAGCTAGCGACGTTGCTCGGGGCTGATCAGCCGCTGGAACGGGCGCTGGGTATCCTGATCCGGCAGCCCGGCAAACCAGCGGCCCGGCAATTGATCGAACGCATTCGCGACCGGGTCAAGGCCGGGCAGACGCTGTCAGCGGCCAT
Coding sequences:
- the gspE gene encoding type II secretion system ATPase GspE; translation: MAIADSPTLTTQAIDWLVTQGHLKGAEVAQARLLEADAQQHDLPELLIRLGRLSEQDLATAWSTLLDIPLLHGSDAAPLEGGLPQVSPRFLKHYGVVPLPPFDHQLHILVSNPTQRYPILALEYASQLTARLSIGLRSEIEQLIERYYGQGRSAMGTLIENLGESVDKTDDIEHLKDLASEAPVIRIVNLLLQRAVDLGVSDIHIEPFENQLKVRYRIDGTLQEGEAPPVSSSAAVISRIKIMAHLDIAERRLPQDGRMMLRIQGKELDLRVSTVPTRHGESVVMRLLDREKVTFDFPSLGFDGQRLQQLLDLLERPHGILLVTGPTGSGKTTTLYTALTRLNTSERKIITVEDPVEYQLAGINQIQVKPAIGLDFAGALRSIVRQDPDVIMIGEIRDLETCRIAIQSSLTGHLVLSTLHTNSAAASITRLLDMGVESYLIASTVTGILAQRLVRRLDPQWRETFEAPAELIAEHQLDRYTDERPIRLYRPRADAPGTGYSGRSAVTELLVMNEEIRSLLMRHADAATLEQAARAAGLRTLHEEGLRQALAGITSLEEVLRITRND